The Glycine soja cultivar W05 chromosome 4, ASM419377v2, whole genome shotgun sequence genomic sequence GAAAACTCTAAGGTGGGAATAAGagggaatttttttataaaatttttcgAAAGGAGTTTGGTGAGAAGGTATAGGTGTGGACAACctattaattatatgaacaaCAACAGAGATACATTCTGCCTAAAAGTGTAAAGGGAGATGAGATTGAAAACTAAAAGCTCGAGTTGACTCAAGGATATGTTTATGTTTGCGCTCAACCACCCTATTTTGATGAGGTGAGTAAATGCAAGAATGTTGATAATTAGTGCCCTATTGGGAAAAAAAATCTCGCATAGAGAAAAACTCTCCTCCATTGTCAACTCGAATATTTGTTATTGTAGTATTGAATTTGGTTTTCTCATATGAGAAAAAATTGGTTAGAaatttttgtctcacttttatGATGCATTAGAAAAACCCAAGTAAAACGAGAAAAGTCGTCCATAAtagtcaaaaaatattttgcaccAGAAAGGGGAGGAACTTTGAAAGGCCCCCAAATATCACAATGTATTAATTCAAAAGGTTTATCAGAGGAAATGGAACTTGTGGAAAAAGGAAGCCTAATTTGTTTTGCAAGAGCACAAACAGTACAATCATTATTTTGCTTGAAAGGGAAATGAAGGAGGTTTTTGGCCATAAAGTCTAATTGAGAAGAGGATAAGTGTCTTAGACGTTTATGTCACAATATACTTGAGGTGTTTGAAGTGGAGGCAGCTTTGATGGTATTTACTTTGTGTGTCTTATTCATCGAAACCAAGTAATAGAGTCCATCTAGTTGTTCACCTAAACCAATTGTCATCCCCCTCATCAAATCCTGCAAAATACATAATTGAGGGAAAAAAATTACTGAACAATTTAATTCTCTTGTGACTTGACTCACAGACATCAAATCCACCTTACAAGATGGTACCCCAAGTACATTCTTCAAAGAAATAATAGGACTCAAAGGTAAATTTCCAGTAGAAATAATTGGAGCTTGATCTCCATTTGGCATAAAAATTGGTGGTaaagaattgtttttttttactgttgacAAGTAGAGATGGAGAGGAAGTTATGTGATTTGTTGCACCACTATCAATTATCAACTTGGGTGCGGATAATCCTGAAGAAAAATTGACATTATTTTCCTTGGGAGCAGCTGGTGGAGATGCTCCATTGCCCTGCATAATAGACAAAATTTGTTGTAATTGTAATTCAATCAATCCATTCATAAGGGGTTGAACATGTGCTGATGAGACCATTTCAGGATGATCGAAATGGTGAAGAGAGTAAGAGCTATTGGAATCAGATTTGTCTCCATCGTTAGCCATAatgatttagaaaaaaaaagtttggaagGTAAAAAAATGGGAAAGAGAGAAAGCAGATCGTTACTGCTCTGATGCCATGTAAAAAATGGaaagagaagatgaaaataatttgGTTGTGTTTTCATTCAGAATCATAGAGACAATATATACACAAATACATATCTCTAATTAGATGATTATACTCCTACAACTCAACAATCTATTCCTACAATCAAGTCATTCTAATATGATTGATTATTACCATATTTAAAGCAAGAATCATGGGATACAATTAActcttataataaataataagaatcATAAAATATTGACTTTCCTAACAAAGAGGTCAAGAGGAAATGACAAATGGGCATCTAAAGTCTAAACATCATATCCATAACCCTAAGAAATACTTTTTATTCTTCCCTCTAATATCATGAGAAGTTTCTTTTCACATGAGATGAGATGCATAGGTTGGCTTTCTCTATTTTGTTCTGTTTTTGCTACTAAGCTTTTCATGAATAAGGTGATATGTAGTTCGCATTTTGGTAAGCAATCTCAATATCTCATGCACCAGAGATTCTTTCTTCAATATTATATGGGAGAGTAACCGATTTgtatcaaacaattttttttttaccgagTGAACAACAATTTGGGGCGAGTGCAAGTGAAGCAAGCAAGCTTATTACTCTCCGAAGCAACAAGTAAAAAGCAACACACAAATCTAAGAAGTAAGGCAAGCAAGAAGAAGCACGCGAAGAAATTAGAAGCACAAGGACAAGGCACACGAAGAATGCGTAGGAAAGGATTATGTTTagggaaaaattaaaaaagtccGAATAGTCATTTTACAATTTAGAACTCCATCTAGCACCATCCTAAATCTAGGAGGACAAAAACAAGATTAAATAATGAAATGGAATGGATTAAGTTTTATCTTCTTCAATGtcatttttacaaattatataaaCAACAGAATAACTTTTCCATTTTCCTCCATTCCACTCTTTACCGTTAATCTAAACATAACCTAAGGTAATTCCTAGTTCTTAACATTTGTCTCATGGATTTGGTTAATTTTTTCCATAAACTATATTTCTCCTAAAATGTGACTTCATAACACAAAAGATGCTATCCCTGTGCAAATGCATGTCCTTCAAAGCCACCTTAGTGAGAAATGAAttcatgtttgtttgtttgccTCCTTCGAGGTAATTCAAATGATTTACAAACAAACTATTCGATAAAAACAAAGAGCTGTCTTGGCTGATCAATCAAATGACTTGCTTGGAAAACTATTCGATGAAGGAGAACTCTGCTCACTCAACCACAGCTCTTGGTCTTGCACCGAGACCGGTGAGTTACTATTGGGCCTTTGTAATGACATTAAATGAACAGGCCCAGTTTGGAGCTTGAGGTGGCCTTTACCCTTTGCCCCTCCAGCATTCTTCATTCCGGTGCTTAGTGGTTTCTCACTTTCATTTGAGGAGGAAGAGCAAGAGGACAATTCCGTTGAGGTTGCACAATTGTTGTCTCCCATTGTTGTCCACCTACTCAAACTAAGTTGCTCTAACTCTGAAGCCACTTCTGTCATCGAAGGCCTCATGTCCCTATGGAACGCAAGGCATCTGAATGCAAGCTCAGCCACCTTGTGTATGGAGGAAAGAGTCCATGCGTCACTTCTTGCTTCGGCTTCAAGGAATGGGTCTATAATCTCATTTAAAAGCCCTTTCCCGATCCTATCCGCAGCAAGAGAAGCCAGGTTCACTTCGTTATGTGGGCGTGAAAAGTCCACCACTTTCTGTCCCGTTATGATCTCAACAAGAACAACACCCAAGCTATACACGTCGCTCTTGTCAGAGAGGTGAAAGTCTTGATGGTACTGTGGATCAACGTAGCCGGGGGTTCCTTGTGGGGCTGTCGAAATGTGGGATATTTCGGTCATCCCAAGTCTAGAAAGACCAAAATCTGCAACTTTGGACCTGAAACAAAAACGATCCATGAACACCTTGAGCTAATATACACACAGAGAGAAAAAGATAGATTTGATAGCTAGGTAACATGATATGTCAAGTAGAGATATAAAAgcaattatgaaaaattattaactatttCTTGTAAATTGAAAATCTGAATTATATATTGTGTGAAGAATGGTTGGGACCATGGATACATTATGGTTTCTAAGAAATGAGAGATGCCAATAAagtgatcatatatatatacatatatatatcattactcgTACCTGAAATTGTAGTCCAAGAGTATGTTACTGGACTTGATGTCCCTGTGGTAAATGGGGGGACAAATGGCTGAATGAAGATGTGCTATGGCTTGTGCAGTTTCAGTGGCAATCGTGAGTCGAACTGGCCAAGGAAGACCACTCCCTCTCTCCTTCTGCAAATGCTGACTCAGTGTTCCATTGGGCATGAACTCGTACACTAGGATTTGTTCTCCGTATTCAATGGAGCAACCCAACAAACGAACTAAATTGGTGTGGCTCACTGAAGAAAGGAGCTTGATCTCGTTCATTACTTGCTCAATACTGTCAGTGTCTCTGTGTTTTATCCTTTTGATGGCAACCCATTCATCGTTGTAGAGTTTCCCAGCATAAACAGTCCCGTATGCTCCAGTTCCAAGCCGTTGCTTCTCTGAGAAACTATTCGTGGCTTTCTCAATGTCTTTGTAGGGATAGATAGGAACACTATTGTTGCCAGTGGCTTCGGTTAAACGCCTTTTCGTGCTCTTTGTCACtctcaatttggagcgtcgGCGGTAGAAACAACATAGTGAACCCAAAGTAACCATCAGTGAAACGCCAATAACAAACCCTGTAAATTAAGTTTCCGCAATGTTCGCCAATGAGTAACTATATATTACTGGTTAATTTGCATCTGAAGCTAATCAAAGTGAACGTTGAAGAGCAATAAGATAGTGGTTGATGATAATTCCTAATCTTAAACGGTTTTGGAAACATGAAATAAGCACAAGTTACCACCAATTAAGACTATGAATCTCGTTGTTCCTCCACATCGACCAGACATGTACTTCGCTGGGTTGCATGACGAGGCTGTGGGATACAAGCACAAAAATCACATGAAACGATTAGTAAGCCAACAATTAATGTTAAAAACTAGAGTGAACTAAATGTTAAAATCCATTGAGTTAACATCGAAAATAGAGTTTTGAAATCAGCAAGGTAACTGCAATGAGTATGTACATCATACAATTGATTTTAAAGACTGACCCGACATGTGCTCATTATTAgtacattaaaataaactaatatatatatatatatatatatatatatatatatatatatatatatatatatatagcacatttttttttttaaatatcactTGAAAAAAAGATAGCATTATCTACTTTCTTTTCATATTCAAATGAGGAAAAAAATCggtttctttctttatttactttttccttttatttcctcTCATTCTTCATCATGATGTACAGTTAGTTTCGGCAAATGTTGATTTGATATCCAAGAGGatatatataaaggaaagagagatagaaaaaagaaaaaaaaaagaaggaaaaagtagTAATAACTATGAATCTATgatacataaaatataatagaatatATGGCATATAAAATAGGAAGTTAGGGAAAAATATGAACATTTGGAaccctataatttttttcttgatccTGCTAATATCTCAGGATTGCATGCAAAATAATTGGCAAATCTATCTCTGCATTGTTGATgtcaaggaaaaatataaacattcggaaccctataatttttttcttgatccTGCTAATATCTCAGGATTGCATGCAAAATAATTGGCAAATCTATCTCTGCATTGTTGATGTCAAACTCAAACTTCAAATCCAGACTTACAGGTTAGGCGGATGTCTCTATCTTCAttctttatttacaaattttaagagaaggaagaaaagaaaaagagggagaattggagtaataaattttttaaaagtgattatattttgataataaattttttaaaatattcaatcaataatttttttatctttataaattaaattatctcttttttttaagttgtagaGAATTCAAGGTTGTTATtgaaacatttttcaaaattcaattgcATGTTTACTGGACTCTCTGGTCACACAGCAGAGATTAATTTTCGGAACTCTTAAACAACCATAGTTGTAACGATGCAGTTCCTGTAGAGTGAGAGTATATTTTGAAGAATGAAATTACTTAAATCTATTAACTAAAAtatcaatagttttttttacaggAAAACAATGAATAGTTAAAATTATGATGAAAGTTAAATATgtgtataataaaatttgaaattaattattatctgattaattgattttaattaacagctataaatatattttttaaaatatttaattacaaagaAATAGGTTAATAAGTGAggatttgaataatttatttaagagcATAAACTAATGAatagttttaatatttatacatttttcttAGCATAAGTATTTAAGCTTGattttaaacatatataaatgataaattttttcaacaaagaaagaagtaatttttccctttttatcacattttattattaattttttacttattagtttaaaaatataaaaaaaatttataatataagatattaaatatatttaattttataaaatgttaagaAGACAAAATTATTCCAAATTTAAACCTTTTTATGAAACCCTCGTTAAGACTTTCAATGACTTTAACTATAAAGACTGTTCAACCGTCTTTGTATCTTCTTTAGAACTGTCTTCGTTTAGTTTTTTTGCAGTATTAATTGTGACTTGTCagcttaattaataaaattttggatttattattataaagaatTACAACtaacctatttaaaaaaatagagaattttAGGTGAAacttccttttcttgtgggcATCGAACTCTTCCAAGTTCCAATTAATTTTCACATATATAGACAAAAAGGGgagaaatataaacaaaatgaaaagccACTCACGGAGcaaattatggaaagaaaatttGACCACTTGGCTAAATGATTAGTCTGGTTGACTTAAATTCCCCGTAATCATGGCTGCTCCAATAAATTAATTGACACGCATGTTTCAGGTCCAATATATTGGTTGCTGCCGGGTCCTACTCTTGCTTCCTTTATCAATTGATTGATGGCATCTTTCCATACTCATTCGCacattattttatatctatgtattttttactatattattataataattcgGTTTATCGTTTTAGTTAAATTCTTCCATTTATGTCTAATGCGAGATATATATGTAGATATAGACAGACACAGCACACAACAAAACTAAGAGAATTTTGAATTAGAaagaaacatgattttttttttatcgtatatatgtgtgtatgatTGTGGCTGGCTACTTAATAATgtataaaacaaatcattttcatcacGGAATTATTTCCAATAAACAGAACTAAAAGTCCGTGATCACCTTATGTCAGCAATCATCATCAGAGTAATATGCGGGATTTAAATTACTTAAGTTTGTGCAAGAATTCAAAGCAAACAAAGAAAAACGTTAAGCTTAAATTAAACCTcagcattatttatttattggagGTGAAGCTTTAACTTTATCGTGAATACTACTAATTACTAAAGTAGTACCTCTGCTCCTTAGTATTATTCAAGTCATGatccaaaaaaaaagggataaaaTGTTGTCATTATTTGGCTTATGAACACGACTTGATGAGTAGAGAACAACTGAAGAAGGTTGAATGAtgaatcatgaatcatgatgtcTAATCTAACAGATAAAAGCTAAATGAACAAGCCAACATGGAAATCATTGTGCAAGAAAGTCAATCCAAAACAAACGGGGATGAAAAAAAGAACTAACCTTTCTGGCAACCAGTTCCGACCAAAAACCCATCGCCGACGAACCCGTCACGGCAGCGACACCGGAACCCTGGTTTTCTGTCCACCGGCGACTGAAGCGTGGTACAATTGGCGTGATCAGAACATAAACATCGATCTCCCTGAAGCCACCATCCAAGTTCGATTACATTTACACCCAAAGACAAAGGCGCAGTACCCGAAATGTTTTTGATATCTGGCACTGAAAGGGACGACATAAAGTACTTGCACCGGATTTCATCCAACATTCTCTGATCCATGAATCCGTTGGTTATTTTCTCGAAGTAGCAGCTCAATTCGCCGGTGCCGGAGGCGTTGCCACAGCCCACGGATTCGAAGTGGGTCCGCACCAGAGTCTCCGGAATGGAGCAGGGTAAAGGCGTAGCGGTGCAGTTGTCTAAGAGGATCACGTTTCGCGAAGTGGGTGCATATTTGTGGCTGAACAGATGGTGGAAGCTATCGAATGAGCGATTGCATTGGGCTTCGATGCTCACGATCAAGCTGTCTGTGTTGACTTTGACCGGGAATTCTCCGACGGAGGCCACGCCGGCGGTGCAGTTCAGGCGGATTGCGCAGCCGGAGGAGAATCCGAATGGGTAAGGGACGGGTTTGGAGGAACCGCATGTTTGGCGGCACTGGCGGTGGTGGTTCACTTGGCCATTCGTTGTTGGAATAATGAAAAATGCTATTTTCCCCAAAACTAAGATCAGGAACAAGAGAAgttgttcttgtttttgtttagtgatcATAGCGGAGAATGTTTTAACGAAAGTGGAAAAAGATAGAAATATGTGTTTGATGCAAGAATTTTTGTGTGGAGAATGAGGATGGGAAAGTGCATGCGATTTTGTAGATAGGAGGAGTGGGTATTGATTGGGAAAACGTATGGAGGAAAAAAATGGAATTGGTTGAGAAGACTTGACTAAAGGGGTGGAGGGTTTGTTGTTTCCACGCctatttctttctttgtcttcttttcACATTCGAGAGACAATTGTTTAATGGATAGGAGAAGAGCGTAATAAtgacattaaaatatatattgtaataaAACCGTTTCCAACAACATGATGTTTTGAATAATCTTGTGGGTACTGAACTGCTGGTGCTGCTTGCTCACTGGTGGTCCAGTCAACGTTTGAGACGGGGAAGAGTACGTAGGGATGATGGAtccaagatgaaagaaaaatgaagcaaACACTTCTGTTGACATGAATTTCCTTATACTATACTATATTTTTTGGGCAGTTGTAAACTGTCTTGAAAGATAACTTAAGTATCttagaaattacttgtgaacaattttaacatatttagtTTGACTTGCTTATAATTTTGAGCAActggttttcatttttttaatgaaaatataaatactttttcttttcgTTAAATTACACTTTAGGCATTTAAAATATACACAGCTTTTAAAAtagttcttaaaaaatatttttaaataaattctgaTTATGAAAAGTCTTTGGATAGGACTTTTTGTTTAAAGATAATTAACATTTCGTGATTTCAATCAAATTGAtgaaaaactataaattataattaaaataacttgctTTTTCCCCAATGCTGACATGGGGCACTTCCTTTCAAAAAGATAACAATTAACAACACATATCGTGACAACcagttttgattaattttttatgtatagaTAAAATTTCAGcagctttttcttttatttcatttcacatGAGTGTTTTCCGTAAGATTAGTATTagaattaaacatgaatttaattgaaatatattaataatataagattttcttacaattgttatttgatttgtttgataTGGATATAGATAGTCTATCTGAGGTAGATTATTTTATTGACGTGTTTGAATGAATCAGAGTTTGGATTTTCTTCTACTGGGGTTGATTGATACTCTGGTACAATAGAGATGCCACAAAATATGAGTGAATATCTGTAAAGACATTGACACTTAAGTTACTAAAAGTTATACAAGAGTGATAATGTGTATTAAAAGCTTACATGTTACAATAACATTAGTGATATATATAGATGTTATAGATGAATTAGATTTTCTCGCATAGGATTCATGGCTACTTGTGTGcatttatatcatattttaatttattcttcatGACGTAGgttagtttttttgttattggCGATTACCTTGATCAATATTACTGATTAAGGGTTTACCTTACATTTGGGCATAGGAAAGTCACTATATGGATCGAGCTTAAGCCTGGTTTATTACAATAGAATACACTCAGAACTTTTTTTACAATAGAGAATCAACTCATTTCCTTTGATATGAAAGTTTGAATGCATATAGGAACAtcataaaaagtaaatttattaGGATGATTCTCTAATGGATGACGTGATAAACTATGAGCCACAGTATTTGCTCCTCTTCCCACAAACTTTACAACTAAATGCTGGATGTACATGATGTATTTGGCTAATATATTTCAGCAAGATACCACATTCGGAGATGTTAATTCTGCAATTAGCCAATTGATCCACCAAACCTTTGCAGCCTGACTCGAAATCACTGCCTGATAAGGCTTATCTTCCATCCATCTCAAAGCTGAAAGTATTGCATAGGCCTCACCCTCCTGAACCTCCATAAATGAATCAACCCAACCAGTAAAGATCTGTCTAAAGTTGCCTTGATAATCCCTCAAACAACAACCAAACCTCGTTTGCCCTCTGTCATGGAAAAAGCAGCATCAATGTTACATTTGACAATCCCCTACGCTGGTTTACTCCATAGAGAAACAGTTGGATTAGTTGGGATCTGTACCTAAAACCTTGGACGTGTATTTTGGGCTGAAATCCAGTCTTGAAGTACTGAATTGGCTCGAGCTAAAGCTTCTGGTGCTTCTTCAATTGCATCCAAGAGTTTAATATTCCTTCTTTTCCACATACTCCATAACATCATAGCTACCCTCCTTGCATTTAGGAATTAACATTAGTGGCAACTTTAAAGACCAAGTCCGAGAAGGATTCTGCCACATCTAAGAATGGTTCAATCAAATTCCATAATCCAGCTTGTTCCCATATCAGCATACTACCAGTACatgtgaaaaaataatagaaagagTTTTCCAAATTTTGttcacaaaataaacaaatagcAAGGCAGTGAATACCTCGAGTTTGAAGTTGAATTCTTGTCGGCAAAAAATTCCGGCAAGCCTTCCAACTGAGAAGTAATACAATTAGAACTTAATTGGgacaaaaaaattgtacaaattATTTCATACTGCGCGCTATTCAATGTGTTTAAcacatcattaaaaatattaaaatttgcaaatattaattataatggttaattattttgtaatgatttttcaatttgtgattgaatgcaacgtaataaaagaaaatttatataaatcaatttttttaccgTTTCAAAATTAATTCCTTCAAAAATTTTGGATTatggtagttttgtaattcaAATGGTTCCAAATTTGGTTTTCATTTACTTGGTTTAACAATCTATATTAAATCAAAAAGGAAGGACGATGATGTGTCTAAAATTAAAACTTGTTTTGTATCGTAtgagtttattttttctttttttagttttttttaaatttttttcccacTTTGTCTCTTATCCTAAACCTAAACTTGTGATTTCAGCTATCACCAAGAATGGTCTCTTCCACAGTTCATCTTCCACTTCGACCAAGTCATCTGGGAATGCTCCCTCTTTTGTTGATTTTCGACATAGTGTGTTGCACCCAAGCGATTTCCAACACctactattttactttttttttttcattttttctccttttcccaAATTGTGTTCATCCCCCTCTCtgacaatcaacccacaaacaaaTGCATATGGGTATGTTGAAACCCAAATAAAAAAACGCAAGTGAGTATGTTGAAACCCATATCAAAAAATTGCATGTCGGTATgttgaagttgaaataaaaaaaaatcgagaTCTTGTTCCATTAACGACACACATTTTCTTAATACTCAAGCACCAACAATTTCAGatctaaaaaagaaaagcaaatctTGGATATAGAATTCTAACGGAGAATTTTCACCAAGGTGTCTATTGATGGTAGAGAAGATCTAGATGTGCAAATTTATGGATGTCTTTAATTTTTGTGGTCGGattcaaatttgttattttttttgttatgatcCTTGTTTTGTGTTGTGGGGTATGATTGTGTTGGTGAGGGAACACGGAATTGGTGTTTGGGAGCAACGAGAATGTGGTGGTTGAACAAGAAGGAGGGGCATCATAGACGACAACAGTGATAAAGAAGGAGATAAGAAAAAAGAGATGAAAGGTGAGGGTAAATTAATAAAGATGaatgaagaaagcaaaaaaaaaacaatttcatccatctaatttaaaattaatatatccaACCGATCTGTGTAACTTTCACACAGTACGAAATGAGTTTTCCTTTCTTATGCTAGACACCATATCAAACAAGCCTAGTCTAATTTTACTTGGTTTTCTTTGGTCCACCCAGGTAAGTACAATGGCGAGTTTTCTTCACTACTTATGTTTTGCTCTAAGGAGTTGTTATTAGCTTCAATAAGAATTGCTATTGACCATTATCAACTTTTTAAACTCATGAAAAAGATCATTTTATCTCCTAGTTCAAGCTCACCACACGCTCCTTCCTCCCCTTCACCTTCCCCACACCTCAACAAATACACATTGAAAACATGATTCtgaatacaaaatattaaatggaATTGTTTTGTACTTTACATGTTGAATCATGcttttgtcttgtttttctaaaccaaaaaaatatataatgaaaata encodes the following:
- the LOC114408670 gene encoding wall-associated receptor kinase-like 14 isoform X2, which encodes MITKQKQEQLLLFLILVLGKIAFFIIPTTNGQVNHHRQCRQTCGSSKPVPYPFGFSSGCAIRLNCTAGVASVGEFPVKVNTDSLIVSIEAQCNRSFDSFHHLFSHKYAPTSRNVILLDNCTATPLPCSIPETLVRTHFESVGCGNASGTGELSCYFEKITNGFMDQRMLDEIRCKYFMSSLSVPDIKNISGTAPLSLGVNVIELGWWLQGDRCLCSDHANCTTLQSPVDRKPGFRCRCRDGFVGDGFLVGTGCQKASSCNPAKYMSGRCGGTTRFIVLIGFVIGVSLMVTLGSLCCFYRRRSKLRVTKSTKRRLTEATGNNSVPIYPYKDIEKATNSFSEKQRLGTGAYGTVYAGKLYNDEWVAIKRIKHRDTDSIEQVMNEIKLLSSVSHTNLVRLLGCSIEYGEQILVYEFMPNGTLSQHLQKERGSGLPWPVRLTIATETAQAIAHLHSAICPPIYHRDIKSSNILLDYNFRSKVADFGLSRLGMTEISHISTAPQGTPGYVDPQYHQDFHLSDKSDVYSLGVVLVEIITGQKVVDFSRPHNEVNLASLAADRIGKGLLNEIIDPFLEAEARSDAWTLSSIHKVAELAFRCLAFHRDMRPSMTEVASELEQLSLSRWTTMGDNNCATSTELSSCSSSSNESEKPLSTGMKNAGGAKGKGHLKLQTGPVHLMSLQRPNSNSPVSVQDQELWLSEQSSPSSNSFPSKSFD
- the LOC114408670 gene encoding wall-associated receptor kinase-like 14 isoform X1, giving the protein MITKQKQEQLLLFLILVLGKIAFFIIPTTNGQVNHHRQCRQTCGSSKPVPYPFGFSSGCAIRLNCTAGVASVGEFPVKVNTDSLIVSIEAQCNRSFDSFHHLFSHKYAPTSRNVILLDNCTATPLPCSIPETLVRTHFESVGCGNASGTGELSCYFEKITNGFMDQRMLDEIRCKYFMSSLSVPDIKNISGTAPLSLGVNVIELGWWLQGDRCLCSDHANCTTLQSPVDRKPGFRCRCRDGFVGDGFLVGTGCQKASSCNPAKYMSGRCGGTTRFIVLIGGFVIGVSLMVTLGSLCCFYRRRSKLRVTKSTKRRLTEATGNNSVPIYPYKDIEKATNSFSEKQRLGTGAYGTVYAGKLYNDEWVAIKRIKHRDTDSIEQVMNEIKLLSSVSHTNLVRLLGCSIEYGEQILVYEFMPNGTLSQHLQKERGSGLPWPVRLTIATETAQAIAHLHSAICPPIYHRDIKSSNILLDYNFRSKVADFGLSRLGMTEISHISTAPQGTPGYVDPQYHQDFHLSDKSDVYSLGVVLVEIITGQKVVDFSRPHNEVNLASLAADRIGKGLLNEIIDPFLEAEARSDAWTLSSIHKVAELAFRCLAFHRDMRPSMTEVASELEQLSLSRWTTMGDNNCATSTELSSCSSSSNESEKPLSTGMKNAGGAKGKGHLKLQTGPVHLMSLQRPNSNSPVSVQDQELWLSEQSSPSSNSFPSKSFD